One genomic segment of Nitrosopumilus sp. b3 includes these proteins:
- a CDS encoding aspartate kinase has translation MRLVIKYGGTSISATKDIQAIAKQINSLSKKHQIVVVCSAISGTTDDLIEISESIKKENKSKAEQLASKITNRHKQLAKQTIKKSDLQKKLLRKLDEDFSELLALIDGMVLLGEVTSRSMDYLISFGERLSIKLISAAINDSGKKSIPLTGKEVGIITDSNFGESKPLMDTTRLRVSKTVDNLFSKKIVPVVGGFAGADQHGHVTTFGRGGSDYSATTIGSCIKADEIWLMSDVDGLMTADPKIVKNAKLLKEVSYIEAVEMAMFGAKQIHPRTFEPLLSKKIPMKIRNSFNVKNEGTLVTVSPSASVKNTVKCVSNIQNNGLIDIRGGSMVGTPGTAAKIFETLAKSGINVMMISQNPSESSITIVVKNTDLDKAVSALEMELLGKIIKKLEITTNVAIIALIGSGMRGTVGVASRVFGAIEKNKINVSMITQGSSELNLAFVVKNSDTNAAVRALHNAFELDKIN, from the coding sequence TTGAGACTCGTAATAAAATATGGCGGAACATCAATCTCTGCTACCAAAGACATTCAAGCAATAGCTAAACAGATTAACTCTTTATCAAAGAAACATCAAATTGTAGTTGTTTGTTCTGCTATTAGTGGAACAACTGATGATCTAATAGAGATATCTGAATCAATAAAAAAAGAAAATAAATCAAAAGCTGAACAACTTGCATCAAAGATTACAAATCGACACAAACAGTTAGCAAAACAGACAATCAAAAAATCTGATCTACAAAAAAAATTATTAAGAAAACTAGATGAAGATTTTTCAGAACTTCTTGCTTTAATTGATGGAATGGTATTACTTGGTGAGGTTACATCAAGATCAATGGATTATCTCATTTCATTTGGTGAAAGACTATCGATAAAATTAATCTCAGCAGCAATCAATGATTCAGGAAAAAAATCAATTCCTCTTACTGGAAAGGAAGTTGGAATAATCACTGATTCAAATTTTGGTGAATCAAAACCATTAATGGATACTACCAGACTTAGAGTATCAAAGACTGTAGATAATTTATTCTCAAAGAAGATTGTTCCTGTAGTGGGAGGATTTGCAGGTGCAGATCAACACGGACATGTAACTACATTTGGTAGAGGTGGTTCAGATTATTCTGCAACAACTATTGGTTCTTGTATAAAGGCAGATGAAATTTGGTTGATGAGTGATGTTGACGGACTAATGACTGCTGATCCAAAAATAGTAAAGAATGCAAAATTACTAAAAGAAGTTTCATACATTGAAGCAGTTGAGATGGCTATGTTTGGTGCCAAGCAAATTCATCCAAGAACCTTTGAGCCCTTACTATCAAAGAAAATTCCAATGAAGATTAGAAATTCATTTAATGTCAAAAATGAAGGTACCTTAGTAACTGTATCACCATCAGCATCAGTAAAAAATACTGTCAAATGTGTAAGTAATATTCAAAATAATGGACTAATTGATATTCGAGGTGGCAGTATGGTTGGAACTCCTGGAACTGCAGCAAAAATATTTGAAACATTAGCAAAATCTGGCATTAATGTAATGATGATCTCACAAAATCCATCCGAATCAAGCATAACAATTGTGGTAAAAAATACTGATCTTGATAAAGCAGTCAGTGCACTAGAGATGGAATTATTGGGAAAAATTATCAAAAAATTGGAAATTACTACTAATGTGGCCATTATTGCATTGATAGGTTCTGGAATGAGAGGAACAGTTGGAGTAGCATCAAGAGTATTTGGAGCAATTGAGAAAAATAAAATCAACGTATCCATGATAACCCAAGGTTCATCAGAACTAAATCTTGCTTTTGTTGTTAAAAATTCTGATACAAATGCAGCAGTTCGAGCACTGCATAACGCATTTGAACTAGACAAAATCAATTGA